In one window of Ignatzschineria indica DNA:
- a CDS encoding HlyD family efflux transporter periplasmic adaptor subunit, which translates to MSKTDEKRDLLLLDYEEDQRCYKDHIGESEIVKSSRIIWAFLLLLVALIVWAYFAEIVEVSTGSGKVVPTSREQVIQSLEGGIISDLYVREGDIVDKGQVLAQLDLTKTEATVEESAAKYRAALASIARLEAEVDHSELDFPDELDAFPELIQAETRLYETRRKALEESVRGLEQSLALVKSELQLTQALAQQGAASNVDVLKLQRQVVDLESQITDKLSEYMVQAREELSKVQAEAESLESVVRGREDSLSRLTLRSPVRGVVKDVILTTRGGVVPPNGELMQIVPLDDQLLIEARISPRDIAYIHPGQEAKVKITAYDYSIFGGLDGKVTVISPDTIQDETKPDVFYYRVFIRTETDSLVDKKSGKEFPIVPGMIATVDIKTGDKTVFDYLMKPFGRVKEALRER; encoded by the coding sequence ATGAGTAAAACCGATGAAAAACGTGATCTTTTATTATTAGATTATGAAGAAGATCAGAGATGTTATAAAGATCATATTGGGGAGTCTGAAATAGTAAAATCATCCCGTATTATTTGGGCTTTTTTACTACTATTAGTAGCCTTAATAGTATGGGCTTATTTTGCTGAAATTGTAGAGGTCTCAACGGGATCTGGAAAAGTTGTTCCTACCTCTCGTGAGCAGGTTATTCAATCCTTAGAAGGGGGAATTATCTCTGATCTTTATGTGCGCGAAGGGGATATTGTTGATAAAGGGCAGGTTTTAGCGCAACTCGATTTAACTAAAACTGAAGCTACTGTTGAGGAGAGTGCAGCGAAGTATCGTGCTGCGCTTGCCAGTATTGCGCGTCTTGAGGCAGAAGTGGATCATAGTGAGTTAGATTTTCCAGATGAACTTGATGCTTTTCCTGAGTTGATCCAAGCAGAGACTCGTCTTTATGAGACTAGAAGAAAAGCGTTGGAAGAATCTGTTCGTGGTTTAGAGCAGTCACTTGCATTGGTAAAATCTGAGCTCCAATTAACCCAAGCTTTAGCGCAACAGGGAGCTGCGAGTAATGTTGATGTTTTAAAATTACAAAGACAAGTAGTCGATTTAGAGTCTCAAATTACTGATAAACTCTCTGAGTATATGGTGCAAGCTCGGGAAGAATTGAGTAAAGTTCAGGCAGAAGCGGAGTCATTGGAGTCTGTCGTCAGAGGACGAGAGGATTCACTTTCCCGATTAACATTACGTTCTCCTGTTAGAGGTGTTGTTAAGGATGTCATATTGACTACTCGTGGGGGAGTTGTACCACCGAATGGAGAGTTAATGCAAATTGTTCCATTAGATGATCAGCTTTTAATTGAGGCGCGTATCTCTCCGCGAGATATCGCTTATATTCATCCAGGTCAAGAAGCTAAAGTGAAAATTACAGCCTATGATTACTCTATCTTTGGAGGGTTAGATGGAAAAGTAACCGTTATCTCTCCTGATACAATTCAAGATGAGACAAAACCTGATGTTTTCTACTATCGCGTTTTTATTAGAACAGAGACAGATTCTTTGGTTGATAAAAAGAGCGGTAAAGAGTTTCCCATCGTGCCGGGGATGATAGCAACAGTTGATATTAAAACAGGCGATAAAACCGTATTTGATTACTTGATGAAGCCTTTTGGCCGTGTTAAAGAGGCATTAAGAGAGCGTTAA
- a CDS encoding DIP1984 family protein gives MKETEAITLGEALNNRADLQTRIAQLTTRLGDNIKVQEGDEPALSPNSLKKELFTAIDALGVLIERINKTNLATDFDKDKKLSEALIERENLMKKRQVVQQMIDKASENSNRYSMSEIKFISVVNVELLSKEYDQLSKAWRELDNQIQSINWRTELL, from the coding sequence ATGAAAGAAACCGAAGCTATAACGTTAGGAGAAGCACTCAATAATCGTGCTGATCTACAGACAAGAATCGCACAATTAACAACACGTTTAGGCGATAATATTAAAGTTCAAGAAGGAGATGAGCCGGCGCTTTCACCTAATAGTTTGAAAAAGGAGCTCTTTACGGCAATAGATGCATTAGGTGTTCTGATCGAGCGAATTAATAAAACGAATCTTGCAACAGATTTTGATAAGGATAAGAAATTGTCGGAAGCACTCATTGAGCGAGAAAATTTGATGAAAAAGCGTCAAGTTGTTCAACAGATGATCGATAAAGCTTCGGAAAATAGTAATCGTTATAGTATGTCTGAAATTAAGTTTATCTCTGTCGTGAATGTTGAGTTGCTTAGTAAAGAATATGATCAGCTCTCGAAAGCATGGCGTGAGCTTGATAACCAGATACAATCAATTAATTGGCGTACAGAGCTACTTTAG
- a CDS encoding ABC transporter substrate-binding protein codes for MKKGFAKSLLASALIATMAVSGAVAAEVPEGTKLHKEQKLIRNNGAEPQSLDPHKIEGVPEANLARDQFEGLVNIDLNGEIRPGVAESWESDDYRVWRFNLRKDAKWSNGDPVTAEDFVYSWKRLVDPNTASPYASYLQYAHVENVDDIVNGKADPDTLGVRALDDHTFEITLSEPIPYIDKLVGHTSTVPVHRATVEKYGNQWTSPKNFVSNGAYKLKDWVVNERIVLERNDQYWDNDKTVIDEVTFLAIPSEVTDVNRYRSGEVDMTNNAIPVDLFSRLQRDIPDEVKISPSLCTYYYEINNEQAPFDDARVRAAVKLALDRDIIANKVMGQGQTPAFGFTPPSTVDMEAIEPEWFQLTQKERNEKAKQLLADAGYGPGNPLSFTLLYNTSEAHRKVAIAAASILKQNAGIEVKLENQEWKTFLDSRHQGNYEVARAGWCADYNEPSSFLNIMLSTSSNNTSHYKSDEFDAAMRKSITAATEDERVKAYQEAERILDEDSALVPIYYYVSPRLVKPYVGGYSVNNPLGYAYTKDMYIIEH; via the coding sequence ATGAAAAAAGGATTTGCAAAGAGTCTATTAGCATCGGCATTAATTGCGACAATGGCAGTAAGTGGTGCCGTTGCGGCAGAGGTACCGGAAGGTACTAAACTTCATAAAGAGCAGAAACTGATACGAAATAATGGTGCAGAGCCGCAATCACTTGATCCTCATAAAATTGAAGGGGTGCCGGAGGCAAACTTAGCGCGCGATCAATTTGAAGGTCTTGTCAATATTGACCTTAATGGTGAGATCCGTCCCGGAGTTGCTGAATCTTGGGAGAGTGATGATTATCGTGTTTGGCGTTTTAATCTGCGCAAAGATGCGAAATGGTCTAATGGTGATCCGGTAACTGCGGAAGATTTTGTCTACTCATGGAAACGTTTAGTTGATCCAAATACCGCATCTCCTTATGCAAGTTATCTTCAATATGCCCATGTTGAAAATGTCGATGATATTGTTAATGGTAAAGCAGATCCTGATACATTAGGTGTCCGTGCTCTAGATGACCATACATTTGAAATTACGTTAAGTGAGCCGATTCCCTATATTGATAAATTGGTAGGGCATACATCAACTGTTCCTGTTCATCGTGCAACTGTTGAGAAGTATGGTAATCAGTGGACTTCACCGAAGAATTTTGTCAGCAATGGTGCTTATAAATTAAAAGATTGGGTGGTGAATGAGCGTATTGTTCTTGAGCGCAACGATCAGTATTGGGATAACGATAAAACTGTGATCGATGAAGTAACGTTCCTCGCGATCCCTTCAGAGGTTACCGATGTGAATCGTTATCGTAGTGGCGAAGTGGATATGACCAATAATGCAATCCCCGTAGATCTCTTCTCAAGATTGCAACGTGATATCCCAGATGAGGTGAAGATCTCTCCATCACTCTGTACTTACTATTATGAAATTAATAATGAGCAAGCACCTTTTGATGATGCACGGGTAAGAGCGGCTGTTAAGTTAGCGCTTGATCGCGATATTATTGCAAATAAAGTCATGGGACAAGGACAGACGCCGGCCTTCGGTTTTACTCCGCCTTCAACAGTTGATATGGAAGCGATTGAGCCAGAGTGGTTCCAGCTTACACAGAAGGAGCGTAATGAGAAGGCAAAACAACTCTTAGCAGATGCAGGATATGGTCCTGGTAATCCGCTCTCATTTACACTACTTTATAATACTTCTGAGGCGCATAGAAAGGTTGCCATCGCCGCTGCATCGATCTTAAAACAGAATGCCGGCATTGAAGTAAAACTTGAGAATCAAGAGTGGAAAACATTCTTAGATAGCCGTCATCAGGGTAATTATGAAGTTGCAAGAGCCGGTTGGTGTGCAGATTATAATGAGCCATCAAGTTTCTTAAATATTATGCTCTCAACTAGTAGTAATAACACCTCTCACTATAAGAGTGATGAATTTGATGCCGCAATGCGTAAAAGTATTACCGCAGCGACAGAAGATGAGCGCGTAAAAGCATATCAAGAAGCTGAGAGAATTCTCGATGAAGATAGTGCATTAGTTCCTATCTACTACTATGTATCTCCTCGTTTAGTAAAACCCTATGTGGGCGGTTATAGCGTTAACAATCCACTAGGTTATGCTTATACGAAAGATATGTATATTATTGAGCATTAA
- the pilQ gene encoding type IV pilus secretin PilQ, translating into MLFGSRVEAEGSRVVMQLGLKLEQIRCLAEKQKGVTVRRSIVIAIFLILLLGIILQPISFGSNQIDSLSKEESSDNTGSLPSVIATNDWVPDVQSSQSFQNGEPLYSFSLNGVSLSYFVNLLAKESGRNIIVDPTVDQHITLHLNQMSFSEILELLLLYTGLSSMEVNGVIMIASHNTFARMNQEKIITEVVALHYAEAKEIAEILRGKASGGSAELRGGGNGSTFTLGVDHRLNQVVITASVSEMRELKRLIDQLDQPAQQVEISAYIVAAFDDFAKELGVNWGLNYQRGAYELSGTIPNEQAGAGHFGGQLGSLTSLGVSLPDFSMGYMILGKGLNLGLEISAMQSEGRGEMLSNPTILTTSRRAAYIKQGTEVSYSTSSNEGTNTEFKDAVMELNVVPQITPKGKILIDILISKDEISGYDPKGEPIISKKELKTQALVNHGETIVLGGIYEYDTATTVSEVPFLSRLPFLGRLFKREGNKQKKAELLIFIRPRIVDTLSP; encoded by the coding sequence ATGCTATTTGGAAGTAGAGTAGAAGCAGAGGGAAGTAGGGTAGTGATGCAGTTAGGATTAAAATTGGAGCAGATAAGATGTTTAGCAGAGAAACAGAAGGGTGTGACAGTAAGAAGATCAATTGTGATAGCTATTTTTCTCATACTATTATTGGGGATTATACTGCAACCTATCAGTTTTGGAAGTAATCAGATCGATAGCCTATCGAAGGAGGAGTCCTCTGATAATACGGGCTCACTCCCTTCTGTTATCGCGACAAATGATTGGGTACCGGATGTGCAGAGTTCACAGAGCTTTCAAAATGGAGAGCCTCTCTACTCTTTCTCGCTAAATGGCGTCAGCCTCTCTTACTTTGTGAATCTATTGGCGAAAGAATCAGGGAGAAATATTATTGTTGATCCCACTGTTGATCAGCACATTACACTCCATCTTAATCAGATGAGTTTTTCAGAGATATTAGAGCTTCTCCTTCTCTATACGGGGTTAAGTTCAATGGAGGTAAATGGTGTCATCATGATTGCAAGCCACAATACTTTTGCAAGAATGAATCAAGAGAAGATCATTACTGAGGTTGTCGCGCTCCATTATGCAGAAGCAAAGGAAATTGCTGAGATTTTGCGAGGAAAGGCATCAGGAGGATCAGCTGAATTACGAGGAGGTGGTAATGGATCAACTTTCACTCTCGGTGTCGATCATCGTCTCAATCAGGTAGTGATAACCGCATCTGTATCTGAAATGAGGGAGTTGAAACGCCTTATTGATCAGTTAGATCAGCCTGCACAACAGGTGGAGATCTCCGCTTACATTGTGGCTGCTTTTGATGATTTTGCTAAAGAACTTGGGGTCAATTGGGGACTCAATTATCAACGGGGAGCTTATGAGCTTTCAGGAACGATTCCTAATGAGCAAGCAGGTGCAGGTCACTTTGGAGGTCAATTAGGAAGTTTAACCTCATTAGGGGTCTCTCTTCCCGATTTTTCTATGGGCTATATGATTTTAGGCAAAGGGCTAAATTTAGGTCTAGAGATCTCGGCAATGCAATCAGAGGGGCGAGGTGAGATGCTCTCTAATCCTACGATTTTAACGACAAGCCGGCGAGCCGCCTATATCAAGCAAGGAACTGAAGTATCCTATTCAACAAGCTCTAATGAGGGGACAAATACAGAATTTAAAGATGCGGTTATGGAGCTTAATGTCGTCCCGCAAATCACCCCAAAGGGGAAGATTTTGATCGATATCTTAATCTCTAAAGATGAGATCTCAGGGTATGATCCAAAAGGGGAGCCTATTATTTCGAAAAAAGAGCTCAAAACGCAGGCATTAGTCAATCATGGTGAGACAATCGTTTTAGGCGGTATCTATGAGTATGATACCGCAACAACTGTTTCAGAAGTCCCTTTTTTGAGTCGACTTCCCTTTTTAGGGAGACTCTTTAAGCGAGAGGGAAATAAGCAGAAAAAGGCAGAGTTGTTAATATTTATTAGGCCAAGAATAGTTGATACACTGAGTCCTTAA
- the aroK gene encoding shikimate kinase AroK: MKSNTENSTERNIERNIYLVGPMGAGKSTVGRLLAEALNLTFFDSDHYIEEITGVTIPYIFELEGESGFREREKRAIEALTAKEGIILSTGGGAILAEENRRQLSDNGIVIYLNVSPEVQYERVRFDNQRPLLQQDDPQAVLEALYLIRDPLYREVAAYTAFSDNIPPKVVVSGIIESIVQNRSPLPEWLIGSDNR; the protein is encoded by the coding sequence GTGAAGAGTAATACTGAGAATAGTACTGAGAGAAATATTGAGAGAAATATCTACTTAGTAGGGCCGATGGGGGCTGGTAAATCCACGGTAGGGCGTCTATTGGCGGAAGCATTAAATCTCACTTTTTTTGATAGTGATCACTACATTGAGGAGATAACAGGTGTTACGATACCTTACATCTTTGAGTTAGAAGGAGAATCAGGATTTAGAGAGCGAGAAAAACGAGCGATAGAGGCTTTAACGGCAAAAGAGGGGATTATTCTTTCCACAGGAGGCGGTGCTATTTTGGCAGAAGAGAATCGTCGACAACTATCTGATAATGGTATTGTTATCTATCTTAATGTTTCGCCGGAAGTGCAGTATGAACGAGTTCGGTTTGATAACCAGCGGCCTCTATTGCAGCAGGATGATCCGCAGGCCGTTCTTGAAGCACTCTACCTGATCCGTGATCCTCTCTATCGAGAGGTTGCGGCATATACTGCTTTTTCAGACAATATCCCCCCGAAGGTGGTTGTTAGTGGTATCATAGAGAGTATTGTTCAAAATCGATCGCCTCTCCCGGAGTGGCTTATAGGAAGTGATAATAGATGA
- the aroB gene encoding 3-dehydroquinate synthase, whose product MKTLTVDLADRSYDIEIDKNLLATKRFVDEFPYTQRLVLTNNTIYALHSDRILSLVDGNRDHVVIIEDGEQYKNLTSFAEVHTRLLELEFNRKSLLIAFGGGVIGDLAGFVASTYQRGIDFVQIPTTLLAQVDSSVGGKTAVNHPLGKNMIGTFYQPKRVLIDLSLLETLPQREYISGLAEVLKYGFIQDAPFLEWMRLNYEAILAKDPEVISEMIYHSCACKKSIVDQDERESGIRATLNLGHTFGHAIEKLMKYQGILHGEAVAIGINMAGYLSCRMGYISKKDQLYITSLLDLFGLPCIAPEAFSIPAFLNAMRLDKKNVTQKIRFVLLETIGKAIITDEVPEEFIIEAIEFGTP is encoded by the coding sequence ATGAAGACTTTAACTGTAGATTTAGCCGATCGTTCATATGATATTGAGATTGATAAGAACCTATTAGCGACGAAGCGTTTTGTAGATGAGTTTCCCTATACTCAGCGGCTTGTTTTAACAAATAATACGATATACGCCCTCCACTCAGATCGAATTTTATCTCTAGTTGATGGTAATCGAGACCATGTGGTCATCATTGAGGATGGGGAGCAGTATAAGAATTTAACCTCTTTTGCTGAGGTTCATACCCGTCTTTTAGAGTTAGAATTTAATCGTAAAAGTCTTCTGATAGCCTTTGGTGGTGGTGTGATTGGTGATCTTGCCGGGTTTGTTGCAAGTACCTATCAAAGAGGTATCGACTTTGTTCAGATTCCTACAACACTTTTAGCGCAAGTCGATAGTTCAGTCGGCGGAAAGACTGCGGTCAATCATCCCTTGGGGAAGAATATGATTGGAACTTTCTATCAGCCTAAACGTGTTTTAATTGATCTCTCATTGCTCGAGACATTGCCACAGCGTGAATATATTAGTGGTCTTGCAGAGGTCTTAAAATATGGATTTATTCAAGATGCCCCATTTTTAGAGTGGATGCGACTCAATTATGAAGCGATTTTAGCAAAAGATCCCGAAGTGATTTCAGAGATGATCTATCACTCATGTGCTTGTAAGAAGAGTATTGTTGATCAAGATGAACGAGAATCAGGTATTCGAGCGACACTTAACCTTGGTCATACTTTTGGGCATGCGATTGAGAAATTGATGAAGTATCAAGGAATCCTCCATGGAGAAGCTGTTGCAATTGGTATTAATATGGCCGGCTATCTCTCATGTCGAATGGGATACATTAGTAAAAAGGATCAGCTCTATATCACCTCTCTGCTCGATCTTTTTGGACTGCCTTGTATTGCTCCTGAAGCATTCTCTATTCCTGCATTCTTAAATGCGATGCGATTAGATAAGAAGAATGTGACACAAAAGATTCGTTTTGTACTTTTAGAGACGATAGGCAAGGCAATCATAACGGATGAGGTTCCTGAAGAGTTTATTATCGAAGCAATTGAATTTGGAACACCTTAG
- a CDS encoding ATP-binding cassette domain-containing protein, whose protein sequence is MVLLRLQDVSLAYGARPLLKDVTFAISKGERVCLVGRNGEGKSSLLKVVSQEIMPDGGEVVFSDDLKIAKLDQEIPTDLEQSVYEVVTSGLSQVGEKLQQYHAMIDAGDNVDLAKLGDLQSELDRLNAWTLDSRVAEILTRLELDGQKRMNELSGGWIRRVLLARVLVSDPDLILLDEPTNHLDIEMIEWLEKTLIDLYRGALLFVSHDRQFLDNVATKIIELDRGNLTEYPGSFSDYQRFKEIELHNEAQENALFDKRLAEEEVWIRQGIKARRTRNEGRVRALKAMRQERKERLERQGKAVLHHEEAQKSGKRVLYADDISYSVAGKSLIKDFTFTLMRGDKVGIIGPNGVGKSTLVKLLMGDLEPDSGHIERGTQLEIAYFDQLRTKLDLNATVSDNVADGSDFIDIKGKKRHVISWLQDFMFTPERARSPVNSLSGGERNRLLLAKLFTKPFNFLVMDEPTNDLDIETLELLEELVANYEGTLLLISHDRAFLDSVVTSVLVFEGEGKIGEYIGGYSDWQERLAAKNAEMQAAERKREKSATKESQADDKRVSSNSDKKREENKPRKLTFKETHELAQLPELIAQLESDIEALEALVQSAQFYQESHLYQTDKLTELAEKSTLLEEKYERWLELENIQ, encoded by the coding sequence ATGGTACTACTACGTTTACAAGATGTCTCTTTAGCTTATGGGGCAAGACCGCTTCTAAAGGATGTGACATTTGCTATTTCAAAGGGTGAGAGAGTCTGTTTAGTAGGCCGTAATGGAGAGGGGAAATCCTCACTCTTGAAGGTTGTATCGCAAGAGATTATGCCAGATGGTGGCGAGGTCGTTTTTAGTGATGATCTGAAGATTGCAAAATTAGATCAAGAGATTCCCACTGATTTAGAGCAGAGTGTCTATGAGGTTGTGACAAGTGGTTTAAGCCAGGTGGGTGAGAAGCTACAGCAGTATCACGCAATGATTGATGCTGGCGACAATGTTGATTTAGCAAAATTAGGTGATCTTCAGAGTGAGCTTGATCGTTTAAATGCTTGGACTCTCGATTCAAGGGTGGCAGAAATCTTAACAAGATTGGAGCTCGATGGTCAAAAACGGATGAATGAGCTCTCTGGCGGTTGGATTCGTCGGGTTCTATTAGCTCGAGTTTTAGTGAGTGACCCTGACCTTATCTTGTTAGATGAGCCAACAAACCATCTCGATATTGAGATGATTGAGTGGTTAGAGAAGACATTGATCGATCTCTACCGTGGTGCGCTTCTCTTTGTCTCTCATGATCGCCAGTTTTTAGATAATGTTGCCACTAAAATTATTGAGTTAGATCGTGGAAATTTAACAGAGTATCCCGGATCATTTTCTGATTATCAGCGGTTTAAAGAGATCGAACTTCATAATGAGGCGCAAGAAAATGCACTCTTTGATAAACGGTTAGCAGAAGAAGAGGTCTGGATTCGACAAGGCATCAAAGCAAGAAGAACCCGAAATGAGGGGCGCGTTCGAGCCTTAAAAGCGATGCGCCAAGAGCGAAAAGAACGTTTAGAGCGTCAGGGAAAAGCTGTTTTACATCATGAAGAGGCACAAAAATCGGGTAAGCGGGTGCTCTATGCCGATGATATCTCCTATTCAGTTGCAGGTAAAAGCTTGATTAAAGACTTTACTTTCACCTTGATGCGTGGCGATAAGGTGGGGATTATCGGTCCTAATGGGGTTGGGAAATCTACTTTAGTGAAGTTATTAATGGGGGATTTAGAGCCCGATAGTGGTCATATTGAGCGGGGAACGCAGTTAGAAATTGCTTATTTTGATCAGCTTCGAACAAAACTCGATCTTAATGCAACCGTTAGTGATAATGTTGCAGATGGAAGTGACTTTATCGACATTAAGGGTAAAAAACGACATGTTATCAGTTGGTTACAAGATTTTATGTTTACCCCTGAAAGGGCCAGAAGTCCTGTAAACTCACTCTCTGGGGGTGAGCGAAATCGTCTACTTTTAGCAAAGCTCTTTACAAAACCTTTTAACTTTTTAGTTATGGATGAACCAACGAATGATCTCGATATTGAAACCTTAGAGCTATTAGAGGAACTGGTTGCTAATTATGAGGGGACTCTACTGTTAATCTCTCATGATCGTGCTTTTCTAGATAGTGTCGTCACCTCTGTTTTAGTCTTTGAAGGTGAGGGAAAGATCGGGGAATATATCGGGGGCTATAGCGATTGGCAAGAGCGTTTAGCTGCAAAGAATGCAGAAATGCAGGCAGCTGAGCGTAAGAGAGAGAAGAGCGCGACGAAAGAATCCCAAGCTGATGATAAGAGAGTATCTTCTAATTCAGATAAGAAGCGTGAGGAGAATAAGCCGAGAAAACTAACATTTAAAGAGACTCATGAGTTAGCACAACTTCCTGAGCTTATTGCGCAATTAGAGAGCGATATTGAAGCTTTAGAGGCGCTGGTACAATCGGCACAATTTTATCAGGAGAGCCATCTTTATCAGACGGATAAGTTAACAGAGCTTGCTGAGAAGAGTACATTATTAGAAGAGAAGTACGAACGTTGGTTAGAACTTGAAAACATTCAATAG
- a CDS encoding outer membrane protein assembly factor BamE: MKMIKPLVILGVSLLFVGCSMHRVDVVQGNYIEETRIENLKPGMSKHEVQMLLGTPLVTDVYEPDVWYYVFQHSTSSGKVKKARTVKVHFDQQGRYLYLEGDNESQLVVDAE; this comes from the coding sequence ATGAAAATGATAAAACCACTCGTTATATTGGGTGTAAGCCTTCTCTTTGTTGGTTGCTCAATGCATCGCGTTGATGTTGTTCAAGGTAATTATATTGAAGAGACGCGTATAGAGAATTTAAAGCCGGGAATGAGTAAGCATGAGGTACAGATGTTATTAGGGACGCCACTGGTAACGGATGTTTATGAGCCTGATGTTTGGTACTATGTTTTTCAACATTCCACATCAAGTGGTAAAGTGAAAAAAGCACGTACTGTTAAAGTTCACTTCGATCAGCAAGGTCGTTATCTCTATTTAGAGGGAGATAATGAGTCACAATTAGTAGTTGATGCTGAATAG
- a CDS encoding Maf family protein, which produces MSQYEILLASRSPRRQELLQQLQIQYQTVDVEVDERVKGAIMPEFYVKSMAEAKALAALSKYRDQINHQRLLLTADTAISYGGKIIGKPESEAHFFDIMRTLSNKHHTVFTAITLVGSGCKVDAEGARTQEKFVTMLSESRVKFSILPEDFIHHYWQSGEPQDKAGGYAIQGVMAGYIESIEGSYSGIMGLPLFELRKALEEFDCYLMDA; this is translated from the coding sequence ATGAGTCAATATGAAATTTTATTAGCGTCTCGCTCACCAAGACGGCAAGAGCTGTTACAACAATTGCAAATTCAATATCAAACAGTGGATGTTGAGGTTGATGAGCGTGTAAAGGGAGCTATTATGCCGGAATTTTATGTTAAAAGTATGGCAGAAGCCAAGGCACTAGCGGCACTTTCAAAATATCGGGATCAGATCAATCATCAAAGACTTCTTTTAACGGCTGATACGGCGATTAGTTACGGTGGTAAGATTATTGGTAAGCCGGAGAGTGAAGCTCATTTTTTTGATATCATGCGCACTCTTTCTAATAAGCATCATACTGTTTTTACAGCAATTACTTTAGTGGGGTCAGGTTGCAAGGTTGATGCAGAAGGGGCTCGAACTCAAGAGAAATTTGTGACAATGTTAAGTGAAAGTCGCGTAAAATTCTCTATCTTGCCGGAAGACTTTATTCATCACTATTGGCAAAGTGGTGAGCCACAAGATAAAGCTGGTGGTTATGCAATTCAAGGGGTAATGGCGGGGTATATTGAGTCGATCGAGGGAAGTTATTCCGGCATTATGGGATTACCGCTATTTGAACTTCGAAAAGCATTAGAAGAGTTTGATTGTTATCTGATGGATGCTTAA